The following coding sequences lie in one Arachis stenosperma cultivar V10309 chromosome 5, arast.V10309.gnm1.PFL2, whole genome shotgun sequence genomic window:
- the LOC130978991 gene encoding methylecgonone reductase-like: protein MDRNEVPQVVLNSGKKMPMIGFGTGTVPLPPSHELIPAFIAAIEAGYRHFDTAAYYGSEGPLGEAIALALQKGLLKSRTDIFVTSKLWCTDAHPGLVLPALNKSLQRLGLEYVDLYLIHFPVRLRKGVTGTKFMEGDILPLDIKGTWEDMELCSKLGLAKSIGVSNFGVKKLSQLLENATIPPALNQVEMNVAWRQDKLREFCKEKGIHVAAWSPLGANGAVWGSLAVMGSPILKDIATNTLNTLPQVALRWIIQQGAIPIVKSFNKDRMKQNLRIFDWKLSDNHLEKIKEIPQFRGFGGERFVAQHGPYQTLDQLWD, encoded by the exons atggatCGAAATGAAGTACCACAAGTGGTGCTAAACTCAGGGAAGAAGATGCCCATGATAGGATTTGGGACTGGTACTGTTCCATTGCCACCATCTCATGAACTGATCCCTGCATTCATTGCTGCAATTGAAGCTGGTTACAGACATTTTGATACCGCAGCATACTATGGCTCTGAGGGACCTCTTGGCGAAGCCATAGCACTTGCACTTCAGAAAGGTCTTCTTAAGAGTAGGACTGACATTTTTGTCACTTCCAAGCTCTGGTGTACTGATGCTCATCCTGGCCTTGTCCTACCCGCACTCAACAAATCACTACA GAGGTTGGGCCTAGAGTATGTGGATCTGTACCTAATCCATTTTCCAGTGAGGTTGAGAAAAGGGGTGACAGGGACCAAGTTCATGGAAGGGGACATTCTTCCTTTGGACATTAAAGGGACATGGGAGGATATGGAACTGTGCTCCAAATTGGGTTTAGCTAAGTCAATTGGTGTTAGCAATTTTGGTGTGAAGAAGCTCTCACAACTTCTAGAAAATGCAACTATTCCTCCTGCTCTTAACCAG GTGGAAATGAATGTAGCATGGCGACAGGATAAACTAAGGGAGTTCTGTAAGGAAAAAGGAATACATGTGGCTGCATGGTCTCCTTTGGGAGCTAATGGTGCTGTCTGGGGTTCACTTGCTGTCATGGGCAGTCCAATACTTAAGGACATTGCCACCAACACACTCAACACTCTCCCACAA GTTGCTTTGAGATGGATAATACAACAAGGTGCTATTCCAATAGTCAAGAGCTTCAACAAAGACAGAATGAAGCAAAATCTTCGAATTTTTGATTGGAAGCTGAGTGACAATCATTTGGAGAAGATAAAGGAGATACCACAGTTTAGGGGTTTCGGAGGGGAACGTTTTGTGGCTCAACATGGACCTTACCAAACCTTGGACCAACTTTGggattga